One window of the Rhizobiaceae bacterium genome contains the following:
- the recF gene encoding DNA replication/repair protein RecF — MATLSTSQSTPHISRLQLANFRNYTSLSVDLKPGAVVLTGENGAGKTNLLEAVSFLSPGRGLRRATFEEVRREGAEDGFAVNATLEGPLGTGMIGTGTAGNAPGETGRKVRINGANARSAEELLEWLRVIWLTPSMDALFTGPAGDRRRFLDRLVLAIDTQHGQRASDYEKAMRGRNRLLAEGSRDSGWFNAIETQMAETGVAIAAARAELVRLLTAMVEKLPSDGAFPQADIALDGFLEQAVARHAAVDLEERFRAMLADGRERDRAAGRTLDGPHRSDMLVRHRPKNMPAELCSTGEQKALLVGIVLSHARLCSEMSGSVPILLLDEIAAHFDAGRRAALFDILQNLGCQTFMTGTEAALFSSLDGRAQFLTVDHGTVLLTEGH, encoded by the coding sequence TTGGCCACTTTAAGCACATCGCAGAGCACGCCCCATATCAGCCGGTTGCAGCTCGCCAATTTCCGCAACTACACATCCCTCTCGGTCGACCTGAAGCCGGGTGCGGTGGTGCTCACCGGCGAGAATGGCGCGGGCAAGACCAACCTTTTGGAAGCGGTATCCTTCCTTTCCCCCGGCCGAGGTCTGCGCCGGGCCACGTTCGAAGAGGTGCGGCGCGAAGGCGCGGAGGACGGCTTCGCCGTCAACGCGACCCTTGAAGGGCCGCTGGGAACGGGCATGATCGGCACCGGCACGGCCGGCAACGCTCCCGGTGAGACCGGCCGGAAGGTGCGCATCAACGGCGCCAATGCGCGCTCGGCCGAAGAACTGCTCGAATGGTTGCGCGTCATCTGGCTGACGCCATCCATGGACGCGCTGTTCACCGGTCCGGCCGGCGACCGCCGCCGCTTTCTCGACCGTCTGGTCCTCGCCATCGATACACAGCATGGGCAACGCGCCAGCGATTATGAGAAGGCGATGCGCGGTCGCAACCGCCTGCTCGCCGAAGGATCGCGCGATAGCGGATGGTTCAACGCCATCGAGACCCAGATGGCCGAGACCGGCGTGGCGATCGCCGCCGCCCGCGCGGAACTCGTCCGGCTGCTGACGGCGATGGTCGAAAAGCTGCCCTCCGACGGCGCGTTTCCACAAGCCGACATCGCTCTGGACGGCTTTCTCGAACAGGCTGTCGCCCGACATGCGGCGGTCGATCTGGAGGAACGGTTTCGCGCGATGCTCGCCGATGGACGCGAGCGCGACCGCGCTGCAGGACGAACGCTGGACGGGCCACACCGCTCGGACATGCTGGTCCGCCACAGGCCGAAGAACATGCCGGCGGAGCTTTGCTCGACCGGCGAGCAGAAGGCGCTGCTGGTCGGCATCGTACTCTCGCACGCCCGGCTGTGCAGCGAGATGTCCGGTTCGGTGCCGATCCTGCTGCTGGACGAGATCGCCGCGCATTTCGACGCCGGACGCCGCGCCGCTCTGTTCGATATCCTCCAGAATCTCGGCTGCCAGACTTTTATGACCGGCACGGAAGCCGCCCTGTTCTCCAGTCTTGACGGCCGCGCGCAGTTCCTCACCGTCGACCACGGCACGGTGCTGCTGACCGAAGGTCACTGA
- the dnaN gene encoding DNA polymerase III subunit beta — protein MRVVLERSNLLKSLNHVHRVVERRNTIPILSNVLLNATGASLELKATDLDLEITEATPAVVERAGATTVPAHLLYDIVRKLPEGAEVMLRTDEDGNSMTVISGRSSFRLQCLPQSDFPELTAGSLSHIFRLEAPSLKALIDKTQFAISTEETRYYLNGIYLHTLDVGGKLKLRAVATDGHRLARAEIDAPAGSEGMPGIIVPRKTVSELQKLLDDPDIAVTVELSDTKIRLTIGSIVLTSKLIDGTFPDYQRVIPTGNDKQLVIDRQTFAQAVDRVSTISSERGRAVKLSIGSGQVTLAVNNPDSGSATEELAADYSSDPLEIGFNARYLLDVAAQLSGSEAKFMLADAGSPTLIHDTADERALYVLMPMRV, from the coding sequence ATGCGTGTTGTTCTCGAACGCTCCAATCTCCTGAAATCCCTTAACCATGTTCACCGCGTGGTTGAGCGCCGCAACACCATACCGATCCTGTCGAACGTGCTGCTCAACGCCACCGGCGCCAGCCTCGAGCTGAAGGCGACCGACCTCGACCTCGAAATCACCGAAGCGACGCCTGCCGTGGTGGAGCGCGCGGGCGCGACCACCGTGCCGGCGCATCTGCTCTACGACATCGTCCGCAAGCTGCCGGAGGGCGCGGAGGTGATGCTGAGGACGGACGAGGACGGCAACTCGATGACCGTCATTTCCGGCCGTTCCAGTTTCCGCCTGCAATGCTTGCCGCAGTCCGATTTCCCCGAACTCACCGCCGGCTCGCTGTCGCACATCTTCCGGCTGGAGGCTCCGTCGCTGAAGGCGCTGATCGACAAGACGCAGTTCGCGATCTCCACCGAGGAGACGCGCTACTATCTCAACGGCATCTATCTCCACACGCTGGATGTCGGCGGCAAGCTGAAGCTGCGCGCCGTCGCCACCGACGGCCACCGTCTGGCGCGCGCCGAGATCGATGCGCCCGCGGGTTCGGAGGGCATGCCCGGCATCATCGTGCCGCGCAAGACGGTCAGCGAGTTGCAGAAGCTGCTGGACGATCCGGACATCGCGGTGACGGTCGAGCTTTCCGACACCAAGATCCGGCTCACCATCGGCAGCATCGTGCTGACGTCGAAGCTGATCGATGGCACGTTCCCGGACTACCAGCGCGTCATCCCCACCGGCAACGACAAGCAGCTCGTCATCGACCGGCAAACATTCGCCCAGGCCGTCGACCGTGTGTCGACCATCTCATCGGAGCGCGGGCGGGCGGTGAAGCTGTCCATCGGCAGCGGCCAGGTGACGCTGGCGGTAAACAATCCGGATTCCGGCAGCGCAACCGAGGAGCTTGCGGCCGACTATTCGTCCGACCCGCTCGAAATCGGCTTCAACGCACGCTACCTGCTCGACGTAGCGGCGCAGCTTTCGGGCAGCGAGGCGAAGTTCATGCTGGCGGATGCCGGTTCGCCGACGCTGATCCACGACACGGCCGACGAGCGCGCGCTCTACGTGCTGATGCCGATGCGGGTGTAG
- the dnaA gene encoding chromosomal replication initiator protein DnaA, whose product MKSGFAEEPKPGQFPTSALIQGEDGTASHGEQAFERVKTQLKAQLGSEVYASWFGRMKLDEVSKGLVRLSVPTAFLKTWINGHYLDTISALWKREDASVLKVEVIVRSATRQGKAAAPEAEAGLRKTAYAPVAASGAMPANRNERGSTVRPTPAEPVARQSVLGSPLDPRYTFQSFVEGPSNRVALAAARSVAESGSSAVRFNPLFLHASVGLGKTHLLQAIATAALAANPKARVVYLTAEYFMWRFATAIRDNNALTLKEQLRDIDLLIIDDMQFLQGKSIQHEFCHLINMLLDSARQVVVAADRPPAELESLEPRVRSRLNGGVALEMAAPDYGMRLAMLKQRMASARAEDQSISISEEVLQHVARTVTGSGRELEGAFNQLVFRQSLEPQITVERIDEILGHIYRSGEPKRVRIEDIQRIVARHYNVSKTELLSNRRTRTIVKPRQIAMYLSKVMTPRSLPEIGRRFGGRDHTTVLHAVRKIEDLSSGDNTLAQELELLRRLINEQG is encoded by the coding sequence ATGAAGAGCGGCTTTGCCGAAGAACCCAAACCGGGACAATTCCCCACTTCGGCTCTCATCCAGGGCGAAGACGGAACGGCGTCCCATGGGGAACAGGCCTTCGAGCGGGTGAAGACGCAGCTCAAGGCGCAGCTGGGTAGCGAAGTCTATGCAAGCTGGTTCGGCCGCATGAAGCTCGACGAGGTTTCGAAAGGTCTTGTCCGCCTGTCCGTCCCCACGGCATTTCTGAAGACCTGGATCAATGGCCACTATCTCGACACCATCTCTGCGCTCTGGAAGCGCGAGGACGCGTCGGTCCTCAAGGTGGAGGTGATCGTCCGCAGCGCGACCCGGCAGGGCAAGGCAGCGGCGCCTGAGGCCGAGGCCGGGCTGCGCAAGACCGCCTATGCTCCCGTCGCCGCGAGCGGCGCGATGCCGGCGAACCGCAACGAGCGCGGCTCCACGGTACGCCCGACGCCGGCCGAGCCCGTCGCGCGGCAAAGCGTGCTCGGCTCCCCGCTCGACCCCAGATACACGTTCCAGTCCTTCGTCGAAGGCCCGTCCAATCGCGTGGCGCTGGCTGCCGCGCGCTCGGTCGCGGAATCGGGATCGAGCGCCGTGCGCTTCAATCCCCTCTTCCTGCATGCCTCTGTCGGCCTCGGCAAGACGCACCTTCTGCAAGCCATCGCCACGGCGGCGCTGGCCGCCAATCCGAAAGCGCGGGTGGTCTATCTGACGGCGGAATATTTCATGTGGCGCTTCGCCACCGCGATCCGCGACAACAACGCGCTGACGCTGAAGGAGCAGCTGCGCGACATCGATCTTCTCATCATCGACGACATGCAGTTCCTGCAGGGCAAGTCGATCCAGCACGAGTTCTGCCATCTCATCAACATGCTGCTCGACAGCGCCAGGCAGGTCGTGGTGGCGGCGGATCGCCCGCCGGCGGAACTGGAGTCGCTGGAGCCGCGCGTACGGTCGCGCCTCAATGGCGGCGTCGCGCTCGAAATGGCGGCGCCCGATTACGGCATGCGCCTTGCCATGCTGAAGCAGCGCATGGCCTCGGCGCGCGCCGAAGACCAGTCGATCAGCATTTCGGAAGAAGTGCTTCAGCATGTCGCGCGCACCGTGACCGGCAGCGGCCGTGAACTTGAGGGCGCGTTTAACCAGCTCGTCTTCCGCCAGTCGCTGGAACCCCAGATCACGGTCGAGCGCATCGACGAGATCCTGGGCCATATCTACCGCTCGGGCGAGCCGAAGCGGGTGCGCATCGAGGACATACAGCGCATCGTGGCGCGGCACTACAATGTGTCGAAGACGGAGCTGCTGTCCAACCGGCGCACGCGCACCATCGTCAAGCCGCGCCAGATCGCCATGTATCTGTCCAAGGTGATGACGCCGCGTTCGCTGCCCGAGATCGGCCGGCGCTTCGGCGGCCGCGACCATACGACAGTGCTCCATGCCGTCCGCAAGATCGAGGACCTGTCCTCCGGCGACAACACGCTGGCGCAGGAACTCGAACTGCTGCGCCGCCTGATCAACGAGCAAGGGTAA